The following nucleotide sequence is from Endozoicomonas sp. GU-1.
CCCTGCTGCAAGCCGATTGGGGGAGAGACAATGTGGAGTATTTATCAGGTGCACAGCTGTTTCGCTCCGGGGGAGGGCGATTGCTGGATCATTTTGTTTAATTGCCCTTGCTGTTGATCTCAGGGGCTTGATAGTGGCAGGGAAGCGTAATGGCAGAAGGGGTGGAACAGACTGAAGCTGCAGTCGAAAAGAAATCAGGCAAGGGGCTTATGATCACGGTCGTGGTTATGGCCGTTTTGCTTATTGCGGTTGCCGGGGGCGCAGCATGGATGTTTATGCAGCAGAAGAGTCAGGATCCGAGCAAGTTGGCGGTTCCTCATTTTATGAAAATGGAACCGTTCATTATCACGCTCAAGAGTGAAGCCCGCCCCCACTACCTGCAGATTAAATTGTCATTGATGAGCCGCGATTCTGAGGCATTGAAACAGTTAGAGACCTATCGCCCGATGGTTCGCAATGAAATTATCCGGTATTTGAATACGTTGCAATACGTCGATGTATTAAAGCCAGAAGCGCCCGATGCTATTCGCACAGAGTCCATCTCCCGGGTTAATGACCTTTTGGTAAAAGAGCAGGTTAAGGTCACCATGGATGATCTGATTATTACCGATCTGGTCATTCAATAGTGTTCTGACCCTATGTCACTACAGCAACGCAAAGGGCTGAATGCCTACCAGAAACAGAGTGGAACGGTTTCCCGGGATGAACTCATCCGGGAGCATCTGGGGCTGGTGAAAAAAGTTGCGCTACATATCGCCGGAGCATTGGGGGGCGATGTGCCAAAAGATGACCTGTTGCAGGCAGGGATGATGGGCCTGCTGGATGCAGCGAGCCGTTTTGAGCCGGGGAAGAACATCCCGTTTGAGCAGTATGCCCGAATCCGGATCAGAGGGGCGGTGATCGATGAACTTCGACACTGGGACTGGCGCAGCCGCACCGACCGTGAACATAGCCACAATATTCGGGATGCCATTCAGGCGTTGCACAACCGGCTGGGGCGGTCGCCTTCGGAGCAGGAAATTGCAGGAGAACTGGGTGTCAGTGTGGAGCGTTATCACCGGATGTTGCAGGGCGGAAATTCTGGCGCATTGTTGAGCCTGGATGCGCTCACTCAGGGCGAAGCCAGTGCCAGTGTCATCGAAGTCAGCGATGACGATTCCATACAGATCATTACGGAAGGTGATGAGTGTAATAAAGCACTGGCAAAAGCCCTGAAAGCGTTGCCTGAGCGAGAACAGCAACTGATGAACCTGTATTACGTTCATGAGTTCAATATGAAAGAGATTGGCCAGATACTTGAGCTGACTGAAGCCAGAATTTCTCAACTCCATCAGCAGGCATTATTGAGATTGCGCTCATTTATGGAAGAGTGGAGCAGGGAGCCCTGATATGAAAACTGTTGGTCTGCTGGCCATGCTGGGAAGTATTTTTGGCGGTTTTATGATTGCCGGTGGGAAGTTGATCTCGGTCTGGCAACCGGCGGAAATCCTGATGATTGCCGGCGGTGCCTTTGGTGCGTTCCTGATCGCCAATCCTATGGTTATCGTCCGCGCCACCGGACGACATATGGCCTATATGGCCAAAGGAACCGGCTTTAACCGGGCCTACTTTGATGAGCTGTTAATGCTGTTGCACACCCTGTTTGAGATGGCCAGAAAAAGGGGGGGGAACAAGGTTCTTGAGGAGCATATCGAATCACCGGATACCAGTGACATCTTTAAGAAATTTCCTCTTATTCTGAAAACGCCACATATCTATGGCTTCATTGTGGAAAACCTCCGGCTGTCGTTAGTTGACGGTATCTCGGCTCATGAATACGAACGCATTATTGAACAGGAAATAGGAACAAAAGAGCATGAGATGATGCGCCCTGCTGCAGCGCTGCAGAATGTCTCTGATGCTTTGCCGGGGTTCGGCATTCTGGCTGCAGTACTGGGAATAGTCATTACCATGAGTGCCATCAATGGCCCGATGGATCAGATCGGTGCCAGTATTGCCGCTGCACTGACCGGCACCTTCCTGGGTATCTTCTTTGCCTACGGCCTGGTTGGCCCGGCAGCCACGGCGATAGGTCATTCTATCAATAATGAGCTTCAGGCGTTTGATTGTATTCGTGCTTCGTTAGCCAGTTATAAATCCGGATTTCCACCCATCGTATCGGTGGATGCGGGGCGCAAAATACTTTACGACGATT
It contains:
- a CDS encoding flagellar basal body-associated FliL family protein, with the protein product MAEGVEQTEAAVEKKSGKGLMITVVVMAVLLIAVAGGAAWMFMQQKSQDPSKLAVPHFMKMEPFIITLKSEARPHYLQIKLSLMSRDSEALKQLETYRPMVRNEIIRYLNTLQYVDVLKPEAPDAIRTESISRVNDLLVKEQVKVTMDDLIITDLVIQ
- a CDS encoding sigma-70 family RNA polymerase sigma factor, coding for MSLQQRKGLNAYQKQSGTVSRDELIREHLGLVKKVALHIAGALGGDVPKDDLLQAGMMGLLDAASRFEPGKNIPFEQYARIRIRGAVIDELRHWDWRSRTDREHSHNIRDAIQALHNRLGRSPSEQEIAGELGVSVERYHRMLQGGNSGALLSLDALTQGEASASVIEVSDDDSIQIITEGDECNKALAKALKALPEREQQLMNLYYVHEFNMKEIGQILELTEARISQLHQQALLRLRSFMEEWSREP
- the motA gene encoding flagellar motor stator protein MotA, which codes for MKTVGLLAMLGSIFGGFMIAGGKLISVWQPAEILMIAGGAFGAFLIANPMVIVRATGRHMAYMAKGTGFNRAYFDELLMLLHTLFEMARKRGGNKVLEEHIESPDTSDIFKKFPLILKTPHIYGFIVENLRLSLVDGISAHEYERIIEQEIGTKEHEMMRPAAALQNVSDALPGFGILAAVLGIVITMSAINGPMDQIGASIAAALTGTFLGIFFAYGLVGPAATAIGHSINNELQAFDCIRASLASYKSGFPPIVSVDAGRKILYDDCRPSFSELEKMLEGQA